In the Carassius auratus strain Wakin chromosome 50, ASM336829v1, whole genome shotgun sequence genome, one interval contains:
- the cep152 gene encoding centrosomal protein of 152 kDa isoform X4 — MRERFISEGAYQDVRVIQRELWRLHKLLTDLPDDMLDDSADCSSPELQQSTCSHPEDNNRPQHAWNVPQWEHPRPSSHEEHYEAYDQGSYHEDYSYRSHTSLSSSHPHHLQTGTEHLPTGWDPQNRQNYQYQNVDYAHSSAGTDESHGTDFSAGDGAEQDVYPHNALQHGAQVHGEENNIRNHFQVFDNGGARNKPTDAYKASYLPHQPSNQPKMFSPQVTSQKGPFDQIQRDFLDSTQNTADGQQLAQLQILNRAQSRQTEELEQKLEDCRRRMRYLEHQFTIVKDEKDGLSTSLKESSALVEEAKEREAQLQGRIRSLEKQIQSLTDREQESLKQQRVAEAAMDSMKLQMMDLCRSDTLTRAREQHDRDMVAIREQYEAKLLTLQQKLDTQSQSLNEQAEAGQRLLDQVRQLERQREEDQVDRAAVINTLTQRLEESQQQCANLLHTGSVQEMSQLQMKLQQAQSARAISEDINRALQEEMTELKEQINLYESAIKHGALQSNGDWESQLSESCVDLGIKKSKWRNGRIHSTPHIAEAGDSTLLKEDVVRELKSELQRCLSHLKTKRLKISELQEELRRSQSRTEQLQTQLEQAERTIQDSKVRESSLEKHLETSHMTGAPHKDLIRLQEERQVLQERVEALEKRNQELKQSEEKVKAANSELCTKMREMIQELDQEKQEAAERDERTQQQFRDDVVNRVQEELTQEHTAHIEQLSSKHQQHIQQLESKLASLSQEVLAVQECYISVCKEKDKLEENLQNKLEEQRRLIENEVSRREESEAALERLRSDLERQHQEDVSQLKAQWKTETQAEIELRVREQLETARKSWQQEQETLEQSWAQRLQEAEEEVRKLRQSDTIEGVCQTSFSEPVGQLEVQLSAQRETLLKEAVTARDRAVEDAVRHAQREMQQRHTDDITRQVEGAISRARSRWLQDLTSLPEYKSSLQTEKDEWERLQQQRVQEQVSSAVKAEEERWQDTLRTKCAELEQCNRRNRELQEEALALSTRLERVCQEQAGLVEAELAAARDVWIRNKQEEMSHLRAQLQTEQKQTLLTVTEQNLEQTDKQRDTELQKTLEQKEQEWRDQQEIRLQRVLEEVLRDLKEVLQEAVERRESGGELKLSSAPGTIRCRVWEICRESLSQAKQSSEDKLRRVLKEAQERHEAEMAGLTAQRKQSECAESLAKLQKKNQELQRHLEKACRQLQRSVREHKNTLQKMKDEHEAALQKEQQGHLKALEELKQASNADALSGGSISQQNLQAGLEEMKEQYMKAVEKIKGDMLRYLQESKERAAELIRTEVLRERQDTARRMRRSYLTCLQELLEDGGQAAGAEKKIINAASKLAAMAKVLETPVGKRKLSRTQNTQGGSDKTDIETSGSPAKVLGAEALKDGKDKQIHQFYNLTDTNYTSISAKQKGFKPKPLDADSLKSAVICGSKDTFTAAQVTRHTHFAHNRVLNRDVMTPSITLRKQSREMFMEGFGEPSSVPPFLIEEAPVRDDGPSDWSLTSNGSNFTNNIHLTSSCPEPGKPFSVNGGLDFGSSIGQKSDGTMYKEIVQPRSYSKHDVCADRRTNKHREPVPGSEGHGLQKKCPKSIFSELKVRQQDSGFDSPLALPQK; from the exons ATGCGGGAAAGGTTCATTTCTGAGGGAGCGTATCAGGATGTGCGGGTGATCCAGCGGGAGTTATGGAGG cTCCACAAGCTCCTGACTGATCTCCCTGATGATATGCTGGATGACAGCGCCGACTGCTCCTCACCTGAGCTCCAGCAATCCACCTGCAGTCACCCAGAAGACAACAACAG accgcAGCATGCCTGGAATGTGCCACAATGGGAGCATCCAAGACCCTCTTCCCATGAGGAA cACTATGAGGCGTATGATCAAGGCTCTTATCATGAGGACTACAGCTATAGGAGTCACACGTCTCTGAGCAGCAGTCACCCTCATCACCTCCAGACCGGGACAGAACATTTACCCACCGGCTGGGACCCACAGAACAGACAGAACTACCAGTACCAGAACGTAGACTATGCACACTCCTCCGCAGGCACGGACGAGTCCCACGGCACTGACTTCTCTGCTGGGGACGGGGCAGAGCAGGACGTGTACCCTCATAACGCTCTTCAACATGGGGCACAAGTCCATGGAGAAGAGAACAACATCAGAAACCACTTTCAG GTTTTTGATAATGGAGGAGCTAGGAACAAACCCACTGATGCCTACAAGGCCAGTTACCTCCCCCATCAACCTTCAAACCAGCCCAAGATGTTCAGTCCTCAAGTGACCAGTCAGAAGGGCCCCTTTGACCAGATTCAGAGGGACTTCCTGGACTCCACTCAGA ATACAGCAGACGGACAGCAGCTGGCGCAGCTTCAGATTTTAAACCGAGCTCAATCCAGACAGACCGAGGAGCTGGAACAGAAACTAGAGGACTGCAGGAGGAGGATGAGATATCTGGAGCACCAATTCACCATTGTGAAAG atgaGAAAGACGGCCTGAGCACATCACTGAAGGAGTCCAGTGCACTCGTGGAGGAGGCGAAAGAAAGAGAAGCGCAGCTGCAGGGCAGAATCAGATCTCTGGAGAAACAGATTCAGTCTCTCACAGACCGAGAGCAAGAG AGCCTAAAGCAGCAGCGTGTGGCTGAGGCGGCGATGGACAGCATGAAGCTGCAGATGATGGATCTGTGTCGCTCAGACACTCTGACACGAGCACGTGAGCAGCACGATAGAGACATGGTCGCCATCAGGGAGCAGTATGAAGCCAAACTGCTCACCCTTCAGCAGAAACTAGATACACAATCACAGAGTCTGAACGAGCAG gcgGAGGCGGGCCAGCGGCTGCTGGATCAGGTTCGACAGCTGGAGCGTCAGCGAGAAGAGGATCAGGTGGACCGAGCCGCTGTCATAAACACCCTCACACAGCGCCTGGAGGAGAGCCAGCAGCAGTGTGCCAATCTGCTCCACACTG GCTCTGTTCAAGAGATGAGTCAGTTACAGATGAAGCTCCAGCAGGCTCAGTCTGCCCGCGCTATCAGTGAAGACATCAACAGAGCCCTGCAG GAAGAGATGACTGAACTGAAGGAGCAGATAAATCTGTATGAGTCTGCTATTAAACATGGAGCCCTGCAGTCTAACGGAGACTGGGAGAGCCAGCTGTCTGAGTCCTGCGTGGATCTGGGCATCAAGAAGTCCAAGTGGAGAAATGGACGAATCCACAG CACACCTCATATTGCAGAAGCAGGAGACTCGACCCTGCTGAAGGAGGACGTGGTGCGAGAGCTGAAGAGCGAGTTGCAGCGCTGCCTGAGTCACCTGAAGACCAAGCGTCTGAAGATCTCTGAGCTGCAGGAGGAGCTGCGACGCTCTCAGAGCAGAACAGAGCAGCTGCAGACGCAGCTAGAGCAGGCTGAGCGAACCATACAGGACTCAAAG GTGAGGGAGAGCAGCTTGGAGAAACACCTGGAAACATCCCACATGACTGGCGCCCCTCACAAAGACCTCATCAGACTGCAGGAGGAGCGGCAGGTGCTGCAGGAGAGAGTGGAG GCTCTGGAGAAGAGGAATCAGGAGCTGaagcagagtgaagagaaggtGAAGGCTGCCAACTCTGAGCTCTGCACCAAGATGAGAGAGATGATCCAGGAGCTGGACCAGGAGAAACAGGAAGCAGCAGAGAG ggatGAGAGGACTCAGCAGCAGTTCAGGGATGACGTGGTGAATCGTGTCCAGGAGGAGCTCACACAGGAGCACACGGCTCACATCGAGCAACTCTCCAGCAAGCATCAGCAACACATCCAACAGCTCGA GTCAAAGCTGGCCAGTCTCAGTCAAGAGGTGTTAGCTGTGcaggaatgctacatttctgttTGCAAAGAGAAGGACAAGCTGGAGGAAAATCTGCAAAACAAGCTAGAAGAACAGAGGAGATTGATAGAAAATGAGGT AAGCAGGCGAGAGGAGAGCGAGGCTGCTCTGGAGAGACTGAGGTCTGATCTGGAGCGTCAGCATCAGGAGGACGTGTCTCAACTCAAAGCCCAGTGGAAGACAGAGACACAGGCTGAGATTGAGCTGCGGGTCAGAGAGCAGCTGGAAACAGCCAGGAAGAGCTGGCAGCAGGAGCAGGAGACG TTGGAGCAGTCCTGGGCTCAGAGGTTACAGGAGGCTGAGGAAGAGGTCAGGAAGCTCAGGCAGTCAGACACCATCGAGGGAGTGTGTCAGACCAGCTTCTCTGAGCCGGTGGGTCAGCTGGAGGTCCAGCTCAGCGCTCAGAGGGAGACCCTGCTGAAGGAGGCTGTGACGGCCCGGGACAGAGCCGTGGAGGACGCAGTACGACACGCTCAGAGAGAGATGCAGCAGAGACACACTGATGACATCACACGACAG GTTGAAGGTGCGATATCAAGGGCTCGTTCTCGATGGCTCCAGGACTTGACCTCTCTCCCCGAGTACAAAAGCAGCCTGCAGACGGAGAAAGATGAGTGGGAGCGACTTCAACAGCAGCGTGTCCAGGAACAG GTGTCCTCTGCTGTGAAGGCAGAGGAGGAAAGATGGCAGGACACGCTCCGCACCAAATGCGCTGAACTGGAGCAGTGTAACAGGAGAAACCGTGAGCTCCAGGAGGAAGCGCTTGCCCTCAGCACCCGACTGGAGCGTGTGTGTCAGGAGCAGGCGGGCCTCGTGGAAGCAGAGCTGGCTGCGGCCCGAGACGTTTGGATCCGAAACAAGCAGGAGGAGATGTCCCATCTCAGGGCACAGCTCCAGACAGAGCAGAAGCAGACACTGCTAACCGTCACGGAGCAGAACCTGGAGCAAACTGACAAACAAAGAGACACAGAGCTACAGAAAACTCTCGAACAAAAGGAGCAGGAGTGGAGAGATCAACAAGAGATCAG ACTGCAGCGGGTGCTGGAGGAGGTGCTCCGTGATCTAAAGGAGGTGCTGCAGGAGGcagtggagaggagagagagcggAGGAGAACTGAAGCTCAGCAGTGCACCAGGAACCATTAGATGCAGAGTCTGGGAGATCTGCAGAGAATCACTCAGTCAAGCCAAGCAG AGCAGCGAAGACAAGCTGAGACGTGTGCTGAAGGAAGCCCAGGAGCGCCACGAGGCAGAGATGG CAGGTCTGACGGCTCAGAGGAAGCAGAGTGAATGTGCTGAGTCTCTGGCCAAACTCCAGAAGAAGAATCAGGAGCTCCAGAGACATCTAGAGAAGGCCTGCCGGCAGCTCCAGAGGAGCGTACGAGAGCACAAAAACACCCTGCAGAAGATGAAAG ATGAGCACGAGGCAGCTCTGCAGAAGGAGCAGCAGGGTCATCTCAAAGCCCTTGAGGAACTGAAACAGGCCTCAAATGCAGATGCACTTTCAGG CGGTTCAATCAGCCAGCAGAATCTTCAAGCAGGTCTTGAGGAAATGAAGGAGCAATACATGAAAGCAGTGGAGAAAATCAAAG GTGACATGCTGCGTTACCTGCAGGAGAGTAAGGAGCGAGCGGCAGAGCTGATCAGGACTGAGGTCCTGAGGGAGAGACAGGACACGGCCAGACGCATGCGCAGGAGCTACCTCACCTGTctgcaggagctgctggaggacGGAGGCCAGGCCGCAGG AGCTGAGAAGAAAATCATAAATGCTGCTAGCAAACTGGCCGCCATGGCCAAAGTCCTGGAGACCCCCGTGGGCAAACGCAAGCTTTCGAGAACCCAGAACACTCAAG gtggatcaGACAAAACGGACATTGAAACCAGCGGGTCTCCTGCTAAAGTCCTGGGAGCTGAAGCCCTCAAGGATGGAAAGGACAAACAGATCCATCAGTTCTACAATCTAACGGACACCAACTATACATCCATATCGGCTAAACAGAAAGGGTTTAAACCTAAACCCCTCGATGCAGATTCTCTCAAGTCTGCAGTGATATGTGGATCTAAAGACACTTTCACGGCTGCTCAGGTAACTCGGCACACACACTTTGCACACAACAGAGTTTTAAACCGTGATGTTATGACCCCTAGCATCACGCTGAGAAAACAGAGCAGGGAAATGTTTATGGAGGGTTTTGGAGAACCATCATCGGTCCCGCCCTTCCTGATCGAAGAAGCTCCCGTTCGGGATGATGGCCCGAGCGACTGGAGTTTAACCAGTAATGGCTCCAACTTCACCAACAACATTCACCTGACCTCGTCCTGTCCCGAGCCTGGGAAGCCGTTCTCTGTTAACGGCGGGTTGGACTTCGGAAGCTCCATCGGCCAGAAATCTGATGGTACAATGTACAAGGAGATTGTTCAGCCTCGGTCTTACTCCAAACACGATGTGTGTGCGGACAGGAGAACAAATAAACACAGAGAGCCAGTCCCTGGATCTGAGGGACATGGGCTCCAGAAAAAGTGTCCAAAGAGCATATTTTCAGAGTTGAAAGTGCGTCAGCAGGACAGTGGGTTCGACAGCCCGTTGGCACTGCCTCAGAAATGA
- the cep152 gene encoding centrosomal protein of 152 kDa isoform X3, which yields MSIDFDSAALQTQQEEEEYDPEDYAREQELHKLLTDLPDDMLDDSADCSSPELQQSTCSHPEDNNRPQHAWNVPQWEHPRPSSHEEHYEAYDQGSYHEDYSYRSHTSLSSSHPHHLQTGTEHLPTGWDPQNRQNYQYQNVDYAHSSAGTDESHGTDFSAGDGAEQDVYPHNALQHGAQVHGEENNIRNHFQVFDNGGARNKPTDAYKASYLPHQPSNQPKMFSPQVTSQKGPFDQIQRDFLDSTQNTADGQQLAQLQILNRAQSRQTEELEQKLEDCRRRMRYLEHQFTIVKDEKDGLSTSLKESSALVEEAKEREAQLQGRIRSLEKQIQSLTDREQESLKQQRVAEAAMDSMKLQMMDLCRSDTLTRAREQHDRDMVAIREQYEAKLLTLQQKLDTQSQSLNEQAEAGQRLLDQVRQLERQREEDQVDRAAVINTLTQRLEESQQQCANLLHTGSVQEMSQLQMKLQQAQSARAISEDINRALQEEMTELKEQINLYESAIKHGALQSNGDWESQLSESCVDLGIKKSKWRNGRIHSTPHIAEAGDSTLLKEDVVRELKSELQRCLSHLKTKRLKISELQEELRRSQSRTEQLQTQLEQAERTIQDSKVRESSLEKHLETSHMTGAPHKDLIRLQEERQVLQERVEALEKRNQELKQSEEKVKAANSELCTKMREMIQELDQEKQEAAERDERTQQQFRDDVVNRVQEELTQEHTAHIEQLSSKHQQHIQQLESKLASLSQEVLAVQECYISVCKEKDKLEENLQNKLEEQRRLIENEVSRREESEAALERLRSDLERQHQEDVSQLKAQWKTETQAEIELRVREQLETARKSWQQEQETLEQSWAQRLQEAEEEVRKLRQSDTIEGVCQTSFSEPVGQLEVQLSAQRETLLKEAVTARDRAVEDAVRHAQREMQQRHTDDITRQVEGAISRARSRWLQDLTSLPEYKSSLQTEKDEWERLQQQRVQEQVSSAVKAEEERWQDTLRTKCAELEQCNRRNRELQEEALALSTRLERVCQEQAGLVEAELAAARDVWIRNKQEEMSHLRAQLQTEQKQTLLTVTEQNLEQTDKQRDTELQKTLEQKEQEWRDQQEIRLQRVLEEVLRDLKEVLQEAVERRESGGELKLSSAPGTIRCRVWEICRESLSQAKQSSEDKLRRVLKEAQERHEAEMAGLTAQRKQSECAESLAKLQKKNQELQRHLEKACRQLQRSVREHKNTLQKMKDEHEAALQKEQQGHLKALEELKQASNADALSGGSISQQNLQAGLEEMKEQYMKAVEKIKGDMLRYLQESKERAAELIRTEVLRERQDTARRMRRSYLTCLQELLEDGGQAAGAEKKIINAASKLAAMAKVLETPVGKRKLSRTQNTQDKTDIETSGSPAKVLGAEALKDGKDKQIHQFYNLTDTNYTSISAKQKGFKPKPLDADSLKSAVICGSKDTFTAAQVTRHTHFAHNRVLNRDVMTPSITLRKQSREMFMEGFGEPSSVPPFLIEEAPVRDDGPSDWSLTSNGSNFTNNIHLTSSCPEPGKPFSVNGGLDFGSSIGQKSDGTMYKEIVQPRSYSKHDVCADRRTNKHREPVPGSEGHGLQKKCPKSIFSELKVRQQDSGFDSPLALPQK from the exons cTCCACAAGCTCCTGACTGATCTCCCTGATGATATGCTGGATGACAGCGCCGACTGCTCCTCACCTGAGCTCCAGCAATCCACCTGCAGTCACCCAGAAGACAACAACAG accgcAGCATGCCTGGAATGTGCCACAATGGGAGCATCCAAGACCCTCTTCCCATGAGGAA cACTATGAGGCGTATGATCAAGGCTCTTATCATGAGGACTACAGCTATAGGAGTCACACGTCTCTGAGCAGCAGTCACCCTCATCACCTCCAGACCGGGACAGAACATTTACCCACCGGCTGGGACCCACAGAACAGACAGAACTACCAGTACCAGAACGTAGACTATGCACACTCCTCCGCAGGCACGGACGAGTCCCACGGCACTGACTTCTCTGCTGGGGACGGGGCAGAGCAGGACGTGTACCCTCATAACGCTCTTCAACATGGGGCACAAGTCCATGGAGAAGAGAACAACATCAGAAACCACTTTCAG GTTTTTGATAATGGAGGAGCTAGGAACAAACCCACTGATGCCTACAAGGCCAGTTACCTCCCCCATCAACCTTCAAACCAGCCCAAGATGTTCAGTCCTCAAGTGACCAGTCAGAAGGGCCCCTTTGACCAGATTCAGAGGGACTTCCTGGACTCCACTCAGA ATACAGCAGACGGACAGCAGCTGGCGCAGCTTCAGATTTTAAACCGAGCTCAATCCAGACAGACCGAGGAGCTGGAACAGAAACTAGAGGACTGCAGGAGGAGGATGAGATATCTGGAGCACCAATTCACCATTGTGAAAG atgaGAAAGACGGCCTGAGCACATCACTGAAGGAGTCCAGTGCACTCGTGGAGGAGGCGAAAGAAAGAGAAGCGCAGCTGCAGGGCAGAATCAGATCTCTGGAGAAACAGATTCAGTCTCTCACAGACCGAGAGCAAGAG AGCCTAAAGCAGCAGCGTGTGGCTGAGGCGGCGATGGACAGCATGAAGCTGCAGATGATGGATCTGTGTCGCTCAGACACTCTGACACGAGCACGTGAGCAGCACGATAGAGACATGGTCGCCATCAGGGAGCAGTATGAAGCCAAACTGCTCACCCTTCAGCAGAAACTAGATACACAATCACAGAGTCTGAACGAGCAG gcgGAGGCGGGCCAGCGGCTGCTGGATCAGGTTCGACAGCTGGAGCGTCAGCGAGAAGAGGATCAGGTGGACCGAGCCGCTGTCATAAACACCCTCACACAGCGCCTGGAGGAGAGCCAGCAGCAGTGTGCCAATCTGCTCCACACTG GCTCTGTTCAAGAGATGAGTCAGTTACAGATGAAGCTCCAGCAGGCTCAGTCTGCCCGCGCTATCAGTGAAGACATCAACAGAGCCCTGCAG GAAGAGATGACTGAACTGAAGGAGCAGATAAATCTGTATGAGTCTGCTATTAAACATGGAGCCCTGCAGTCTAACGGAGACTGGGAGAGCCAGCTGTCTGAGTCCTGCGTGGATCTGGGCATCAAGAAGTCCAAGTGGAGAAATGGACGAATCCACAG CACACCTCATATTGCAGAAGCAGGAGACTCGACCCTGCTGAAGGAGGACGTGGTGCGAGAGCTGAAGAGCGAGTTGCAGCGCTGCCTGAGTCACCTGAAGACCAAGCGTCTGAAGATCTCTGAGCTGCAGGAGGAGCTGCGACGCTCTCAGAGCAGAACAGAGCAGCTGCAGACGCAGCTAGAGCAGGCTGAGCGAACCATACAGGACTCAAAG GTGAGGGAGAGCAGCTTGGAGAAACACCTGGAAACATCCCACATGACTGGCGCCCCTCACAAAGACCTCATCAGACTGCAGGAGGAGCGGCAGGTGCTGCAGGAGAGAGTGGAG GCTCTGGAGAAGAGGAATCAGGAGCTGaagcagagtgaagagaaggtGAAGGCTGCCAACTCTGAGCTCTGCACCAAGATGAGAGAGATGATCCAGGAGCTGGACCAGGAGAAACAGGAAGCAGCAGAGAG ggatGAGAGGACTCAGCAGCAGTTCAGGGATGACGTGGTGAATCGTGTCCAGGAGGAGCTCACACAGGAGCACACGGCTCACATCGAGCAACTCTCCAGCAAGCATCAGCAACACATCCAACAGCTCGA GTCAAAGCTGGCCAGTCTCAGTCAAGAGGTGTTAGCTGTGcaggaatgctacatttctgttTGCAAAGAGAAGGACAAGCTGGAGGAAAATCTGCAAAACAAGCTAGAAGAACAGAGGAGATTGATAGAAAATGAGGT AAGCAGGCGAGAGGAGAGCGAGGCTGCTCTGGAGAGACTGAGGTCTGATCTGGAGCGTCAGCATCAGGAGGACGTGTCTCAACTCAAAGCCCAGTGGAAGACAGAGACACAGGCTGAGATTGAGCTGCGGGTCAGAGAGCAGCTGGAAACAGCCAGGAAGAGCTGGCAGCAGGAGCAGGAGACG TTGGAGCAGTCCTGGGCTCAGAGGTTACAGGAGGCTGAGGAAGAGGTCAGGAAGCTCAGGCAGTCAGACACCATCGAGGGAGTGTGTCAGACCAGCTTCTCTGAGCCGGTGGGTCAGCTGGAGGTCCAGCTCAGCGCTCAGAGGGAGACCCTGCTGAAGGAGGCTGTGACGGCCCGGGACAGAGCCGTGGAGGACGCAGTACGACACGCTCAGAGAGAGATGCAGCAGAGACACACTGATGACATCACACGACAG GTTGAAGGTGCGATATCAAGGGCTCGTTCTCGATGGCTCCAGGACTTGACCTCTCTCCCCGAGTACAAAAGCAGCCTGCAGACGGAGAAAGATGAGTGGGAGCGACTTCAACAGCAGCGTGTCCAGGAACAG GTGTCCTCTGCTGTGAAGGCAGAGGAGGAAAGATGGCAGGACACGCTCCGCACCAAATGCGCTGAACTGGAGCAGTGTAACAGGAGAAACCGTGAGCTCCAGGAGGAAGCGCTTGCCCTCAGCACCCGACTGGAGCGTGTGTGTCAGGAGCAGGCGGGCCTCGTGGAAGCAGAGCTGGCTGCGGCCCGAGACGTTTGGATCCGAAACAAGCAGGAGGAGATGTCCCATCTCAGGGCACAGCTCCAGACAGAGCAGAAGCAGACACTGCTAACCGTCACGGAGCAGAACCTGGAGCAAACTGACAAACAAAGAGACACAGAGCTACAGAAAACTCTCGAACAAAAGGAGCAGGAGTGGAGAGATCAACAAGAGATCAG ACTGCAGCGGGTGCTGGAGGAGGTGCTCCGTGATCTAAAGGAGGTGCTGCAGGAGGcagtggagaggagagagagcggAGGAGAACTGAAGCTCAGCAGTGCACCAGGAACCATTAGATGCAGAGTCTGGGAGATCTGCAGAGAATCACTCAGTCAAGCCAAGCAG AGCAGCGAAGACAAGCTGAGACGTGTGCTGAAGGAAGCCCAGGAGCGCCACGAGGCAGAGATGG CAGGTCTGACGGCTCAGAGGAAGCAGAGTGAATGTGCTGAGTCTCTGGCCAAACTCCAGAAGAAGAATCAGGAGCTCCAGAGACATCTAGAGAAGGCCTGCCGGCAGCTCCAGAGGAGCGTACGAGAGCACAAAAACACCCTGCAGAAGATGAAAG ATGAGCACGAGGCAGCTCTGCAGAAGGAGCAGCAGGGTCATCTCAAAGCCCTTGAGGAACTGAAACAGGCCTCAAATGCAGATGCACTTTCAGG CGGTTCAATCAGCCAGCAGAATCTTCAAGCAGGTCTTGAGGAAATGAAGGAGCAATACATGAAAGCAGTGGAGAAAATCAAAG GTGACATGCTGCGTTACCTGCAGGAGAGTAAGGAGCGAGCGGCAGAGCTGATCAGGACTGAGGTCCTGAGGGAGAGACAGGACACGGCCAGACGCATGCGCAGGAGCTACCTCACCTGTctgcaggagctgctggaggacGGAGGCCAGGCCGCAGG AGCTGAGAAGAAAATCATAAATGCTGCTAGCAAACTGGCCGCCATGGCCAAAGTCCTGGAGACCCCCGTGGGCAAACGCAAGCTTTCGAGAACCCAGAACACTCAAG ACAAAACGGACATTGAAACCAGCGGGTCTCCTGCTAAAGTCCTGGGAGCTGAAGCCCTCAAGGATGGAAAGGACAAACAGATCCATCAGTTCTACAATCTAACGGACACCAACTATACATCCATATCGGCTAAACAGAAAGGGTTTAAACCTAAACCCCTCGATGCAGATTCTCTCAAGTCTGCAGTGATATGTGGATCTAAAGACACTTTCACGGCTGCTCAGGTAACTCGGCACACACACTTTGCACACAACAGAGTTTTAAACCGTGATGTTATGACCCCTAGCATCACGCTGAGAAAACAGAGCAGGGAAATGTTTATGGAGGGTTTTGGAGAACCATCATCGGTCCCGCCCTTCCTGATCGAAGAAGCTCCCGTTCGGGATGATGGCCCGAGCGACTGGAGTTTAACCAGTAATGGCTCCAACTTCACCAACAACATTCACCTGACCTCGTCCTGTCCCGAGCCTGGGAAGCCGTTCTCTGTTAACGGCGGGTTGGACTTCGGAAGCTCCATCGGCCAGAAATCTGATGGTACAATGTACAAGGAGATTGTTCAGCCTCGGTCTTACTCCAAACACGATGTGTGTGCGGACAGGAGAACAAATAAACACAGAGAGCCAGTCCCTGGATCTGAGGGACATGGGCTCCAGAAAAAGTGTCCAAAGAGCATATTTTCAGAGTTGAAAGTGCGTCAGCAGGACAGTGGGTTCGACAGCCCGTTGGCACTGCCTCAGAAATGA